The genomic region CTGAAGGTTCCTCAAACACTGACCCGGGATCAGATTGCAGCTGCTTACTGTCAGGAAGTGGCAGGTGGTGTGAGGGTAAACACGGCGTCCATGTTTATTGTCCTGACGGGGATTCAATTAGAGCTGGGGAAGGTTCTGGCAGCTGGTTCTGGATCCAGAACCAATCACTGCTGCTCCCTGAGGAGCTTAAAATCCAACTCAGAACCGCAGGAGAAGGAACAAATGTTGCTCTTTTGTttcccaatcaaaccgagtttcctggactatcaggtggaaaaacaacctaaatgtgaaactgaaatttcagattctagagttttttttccatcttaatCTTCTGTCCCCGTTTGGTGCAGATGACAAGAATATGGAATCATATTTGAATCGTCAGTCACACGACAACTCAAATATGACCAGATGTTGCATTTATTcaatttatgtgtttattgttaaactttatGGCACCAATTTAGCTTcatacattttgtctttattttcatctgGAGCTTTTCTGAATCAAGGTTTATAACTGATAGAGTTAAACACAAATACATCGGATACACTTTTTATAAGGAACAAAATCaggctgcacaatatatcacaATGGTCAATATGCATATTGTGGTGTCAGCTAATCATGGAGGTACCTGTTGGTTCTTCGCTTGTATTTTAATTGAGCATAAAGACTTTTTAGATAAGGAGGAGATGAATCTTTAAAAACTAACATCGCCCAGAAACAGCTTGATGGAAATGTCCAGGTTTcagcagaaatgtatttaaactggtggttttaaattaaattaaggaTTTGTAATGGCAATTAATCAAAAATcatatattgaaaaaataagcaacatttacTAAAGAATAActcaacaaagatatttatagtttttaatctgCTCTATCCACTCAACTTCCCAGAGTTTCAGGAagtcctgatcattcatggaccTTCAATGGCCTCTGACATTGGCATTagcaacatgtttagcattcagatgctattttaggctttgCTGACAGGCTAACTACTTTTAGCataacttgaacacaacaatttTCTTTCCCAGCGTCCAATCAAATCGTCTTAGAAACGGAAGTTAAACCCCAGTCGGCTGAGAGAAACAGCTTCCGTTGCTATTTTTAGCGGCTGTACGTCACATTTATGGGCGCCCCAGAAACGcgtgaatacaaaggttccagccCGGAACTTTTGTAATTATAAAAGAGCGATTAATTGTGTTACATAAATcgatgtaattaattaatcgaAATGCTAAATTAAAACGTTAAACCACCAGAGTTTTCCGATCAGTTCCACAGAACAGAATCATCTCACGGTCTAATAACAGCTGGCAGAACATCTTCCGCCTGATGTCGGGTTCTTCAGGGCGGAACTTCTTCCCGGAACCGTTCCCCACTCTGCGGTTTGCGTTGCGGAGGCCCTCCACACCCCAGGATGTGCATCTTGGCCGTGACCCTCCGGAAGCAGCGGTTTATAGCGCCGCGGACCGCCGCTGACGACAGGTAGAAGATAAACGGGTCCAGACAGGCGTTGAGGGTGCTGGATATCAGCGCCAGGTTCCGCCACTCCTGGCTGTCGCCGTGGACGAATCCCACCACGTGGGAGGCGTTGTACGGCCCGAAGCAGATGGTGAACACCACCAGCGTCCCGAAGGCCAGGCCGATGCACCgcagccgccgccgccggcTGATGTTGGGCAGGCGGGAGAGGATGAGGATGAAGTTGACGTagcagaagcagctgatgaTGAAGGGGACGCAGAAGAGCACGAGGAAGAGCTCCAGGCGCACGCGCAGCAGGATGCTGAGGTCGGCCTCTGAGAAGTCCAGGTAGCAGGTGGTGGGAGGGCTGGCGTTGCCGCCGTAGTTCCACTGGGAGTACGGCATGACGTAGACGATGCTGAGGTTGCATGACGTCACCAGCCAGAAGGTGAAGCAGGCCCAGACGGCGTAGCGCGGCCGGCGGCACACGGCGTACCTGAGCGGGAAGGCCACGCCCAGGTAGCGCTCCACGCTGACGGCGGTGAGCAGCAGCGTGCTGTTGTAGATGGTGACGTAGAAGATGAAGCCGGTGAGCGGGCACAGCGAGTAGGGCAGCAGCCACTTCAAGCCGTCGTAGGCCTCCTTCATTTTGAAGGGCAGGAAGGCCAGAAAGATCAGGTCGGAGATGGTGAGGTTGAGGAGGAGGACGTCGATGGGCGCCGCCTTGCGACACATCTTCCGGCAGAGGGTGATGAAGGACAGGATGTTGGCGGGAACCCCCATCAGGAAGGTGAGGATGTAGACGGAGAGCAACAGGTGGTTGTACAACATGGCGGCCGAACGGGTCGGATTCGAGCTCAGAGACGATACAACATGGCGGCCGATCAGATCTAGAAGctgaaaaagagacaaaatataCAGACATGATCATTTAGCATCGTGTTTTTCAACATATGGTCCGCCAGGGGGCGCTGTGAGAGCCTcggagaaaaatgtcaaaaataaaaaaaacctttaatctCATATATTTTTTGATCTTAAAATTTTCATCATaatcttagttttgttttttcaatattttgtttaatgaagTATTagttaaaataatgttattaGTTGAAAAATTATCTCGGCACGACAATATTGTTtagaacagtttttaaaattagttattgTGACACAAAATGTTCAGTCGACCAAACGGGTCAGAAGTTTCCTGGTTCTCCTGCTTTCATTGGTTGTAATTTGGagaaatattaatgtttcatttagaaAAGGTAAAACTTTGGTCAAAATAAAACCCTCCATTGCTCTCTTCCAAACAGACTCAAATCTGTGCTGGACTTCTAGTTTTCACAAGAAAGTTCAGAAGAACTGAAACCAGACATAGAGGAGAGATTTCTCTAGATGCTTCAACTCCTCGTCTTTTTCAGCTTCACTCCTTAAAACAGCCAGGTGTTGCAGCTCAgtcataaaacaagaagaaatgcTCAGGATGTTTTTACCTGGGTCAGGGTTGAAGATCCAAATTCTCCATCCCTTCGTTCGCCGTCTCCAGCTTCAGGAGTTCGAGTGTTTAATCGAAACGCAAGACGCTGCTTAATATGCTTCAACTGTGGAAATTTAATAAACTTCAGGATGCAGTTTGTTCTCTAAACATGGTCTCCCAGCAACCGAGGCGCGGACAGGCGTGACGCAGTTCATCATAGGATGTGGTCATGTGAAAGTGACTGGGAGATGGAGAGGAGGCAACTTTGGTGACCACTAGGGGGCAAACTTCTCAGGTTACACCTACAGCTGCAGTCAATATCGGCTGGAAATCACTGTTTGCACATGTGGGTCCAGTTTGGGTTAACTGTCTAAACTACTGAACTGCAATATAAAATGCATTTGctgatgtattatttatttattttattttgtacttttattgcttcaaaatattttgaaatctttGGTGGAAACCAAGCAAATCTGgcctaaatataaaaaactaattaaactgagccaaactaaaaaaagaaggatTATTTTAATTGctcaaaattaaaagattagGCAAATGATGGGAAAATTAGATAAACCAAATGAGGGTAACTAAGCATTTAGCTCcaaattacatatttagttagcatgctaaatatttagctttgagCTAGCTAGATATTTAGCAAGCTCggaaacaaagataaaaaagattAACCAAGCCTAGAAAAACTAAGATAAAATGAactaagcaaaaagaaaaggctaaattacaaagtttaGCTCATTTTGTAAGGATTTGGGTTTTGTTTatgttgatttgagtttttctgtgtgtttattttgggtttcaCGGAGActcgtgttgtcctgtctaccccttgattgttccccgGTGTGTTTCGTTCTGTTTACCCTTTGTGTATTTAATaccacctgtgtctctgtgtctcggTCCGGTCGGGTCGAGTCGTACCAGTCGTACCAGTCTGTCAGTTCCGTCGTGTCACATTTGATttttccagttgctaccagttcTGAGCCTTAGCTTTCtgctcatctgtgctgcctggagttttgtattattttgtgccttttttcatcattaaatcatcCTTATTTCACTTTCAGCCTGGGTCCTCCGTGTTTTCCTCACCACCTCTACaaccgcacttcatgacagaaggacccgaccaacGTAACTAAGGTGAGGAatgcaaaaaaggaaagaacATCAATATGGACTCTACACGTTGGTGATGGGCTTCCAGGCAGGCGGCACGTCTGGTGGCATTTTCCGCCCCTATAATTGGGCGTCTTGAGCCCCCTAGTGCCTCCTCATCACCCCTAGTTCCACCAGAGACTCCTCGTCGCCCCCCAGTGGTCCCAGAGACTCCTCGTCACCATCTGTCGGACCCCTGCTCCTCCTTCGACGCCCACCGTGCCGCCCGCCGGACCTCCTCCGTCGACGCTCCCGAGGCCCGAGCTCTTCATGACacatttactttataaaactaaagtaaatgAGCTAAGCTACAGTATAAGCTAAATaatcaaagataaaatattatcGATTATACCTAGAAAAAGTAAGAACGTGAAATTATgttaatcaacaaaataaactaaattatgtCACAATacagcaaattaaataaaaataaactagtataaactaagtttaaaaaataaactaatggGATGTTAAAGTAAACTAGAAGCTAATCAGTCAAAACAGGTAAGAAACAAATTTTATTACGATCTTTGGATCAAAGTTAGTGAGACTAAAGCTCTACATAATAAGCAAAGCAATATGTAGGataatttaaaatagaaagaaagtatagaaaactaaagtaaaattaaacaaagtcaACTTTGACAAAACAATGCTAAGCTATTGcacacaaaatgaaataaagtgaaCTAAGTTCAAGTTCAGATAAACTATTATTAAGTAAGATACCGTAATCCTAGAAAACTCAACTCAggtcaaataaaactgaactaaagtaCAACAATCTTAGTGTAGATCAAATAAGACAAACCAAGctaagataaaaatgaaataacacgATAATTAATGCTTAGCTAAAGTAAGACGATATAAACTAATCCAGCATCAGCTTTTATTTGGATCAAAAAGAAGACAACACATATAAAAGagttaatttcatttaattcagttaatttttaatgcatcagttgtaaaaataaagcattaaGGGGCTGTACAGAAAACATCCAGTTCaagtaaaaaaggttttaaaaatccttCCTGTTTACTCTGGGAATCCAACAATAGTCCAAACACAAACAAGGTTTCTGAGAAAAACTTTGTCTAATGattgagaaacatttatttgtatattaatGGAACTAATTGGTTTTAGACATTAAATTGtagttaaatatttgaaatttgacttaattaaggttgttttattatatcagttataaaagagaaatgaatatttcagtaaCTGCTAGTTGGACGACAAACAGATCAGTTTCCCTCATGATCAAATGACGCCACTGCTTTAAAAAAGACTTCAAGTAAGTAGAAATTCAACTTTAAATCCATCCTAAAGATACGTTCCTGAGGAATAATAGTTTGTTGCTCTCAGGGAATAAAAGAGTCATGGTAAAAACGTTGACATGAGGAAAACTGGTGAATTCATGAGTCCTCACTCTGTCATGTTCACCAGTTTCTTTCATCCACAGAAACATTTGGTTGAAAGCTACAAGAAACATGACTGGGAACAATAAAGTTCCCAAATCTGTGCTGGTTCAGACATGGATATGAAAGATGGTGGATTTGTTTGGTTCGTCGTCGCATCCTTGACTTTCTCTCGTCACCTCGGCCTCCGCCCGCATCTTGGCAGATGTTATGGGTGGAACCTTGGTATTTGCAAACCCGCTGGTGGCTTTCGCTCGATGTCGACACCCATCACTCCACCTGAAGTGACTCTGCCGGCCACAGATTCTTCCCAGGAAGCCCCTCGACACACCAGGTGAAAGCATCAGCATCACCACTGGCTCCAGGAAGACATTGCAGGAGCTCGTCAGCATTGCTGTTGTCCTCCATTTAACGCTTTCCTGCTGAACAAATCCTACGATGTGCGAAGAGTTGTAGGGGGCGTAGCAGATCACAAATACGGCCAATGTGGACAGGGCCACTACCAGGACTCTTCTCTTGCCCAAAGGAGGCAAATTTGAGCGCCACACCAGAGTGACGCAGCGCAGCGTGCAAAAGGAAGTGACAATCAGAGGCAAAATGAACAAGACGAGGGCCATCTCCAAGCGAAGAGGAAGCAGGATCTTCAGCTGCGTTGCGTTGAAATATTCGTAACAGGTAGAGACTTCATCCTGGACACCGATGAAATAAGCCCCGCCTTCAGCCATCAGGCCAATCCCAAGGTGTACCATCACCAATGCCCACAAGGCGACGCAGATGTAGCAGGACAGTCTGGCACGGCGGTATATCTTGTAGATGATGGGGTAAGCGATGCTGAGGTATCGCCCAATCGTGACAGCAGTGATGAAGAGGCAGCTGACATACAGAGAGGAGTAGAGGAAGAAGCTGTAAACCGGGCATAAGGGTGGTGGCAGCCTCCAGTCCTTCAGTACCGTCTCTAGAACCTTTATGGGCATCCAGGCTATGAGTGCCAAGTTGGCCAGACACAGGTTAAGGGCGTAGACCACGTTGGGCGTGGCACCGTGTTTGCGAGCCTTACGGATGTACACGAAGAAGACGAGCAGGTTGGCAGGAAGTCCCAGGAGGAAGGTGAAGCTGTAAACTGAAAGAGCAACGCAGTCTAAGACTGTAAGATCCATCGCTTTAGACGAGTCTGCTGAAGAACCAAGATTTCTCTCGGTTTACCATGACCGATCAAACAGGAGCATCTAAGCCAAGCAGACCACCTGGACATCCATCCTGGTGTCGTCTCCGCTCACATTCTGCTGGTCAGCGATGGAGGGCGGGCCGAGCTCTTCCTCCATGGTGCACACTCAACTCTGACGCAGAAGTAAAAGCTCCACAGTCGGGTGACAACAGCAACAAAGGAGGCGGTGGCCACAAAGTGGGCGCGTTGGGGGCGAGGTGCACACGACATGATGACAGATAAGGAGACGCAGCCACTCAGGCAGAAGTATGGTGCATTTACCCCACACCAGCCTGCCTTAATCACCCTCTCAGCAAAGGCCAACAGACAGGTAGCATCTGGGCCCTTAAGTGAAATGATTCAGAATAATCTGAGCGGTTAGGAAACCCATGCTGTCAGAGTGGCCTGGAGGGCCGGGCAGTAAAGCAGTAAACGTGGCCTCAGTGATGGTCGATGACAGGAGGTTGGCCCCTTGGACAGAGAGACGTGTTTGTGGCGCAAAGTTGCTCTAACAGTTTTACGACGGAGAGAAAGTTCCTGTGACGGTCACGTTGGAAGCTTTTGGTAAAGAAAATGGAGCAGAAAATCTCTGAGGCCTTTTATTAGAGGGAACCTGAGATACCAGGAAATGTTTTTCCCTGAAAGCAATCACAACAGGAGGTGTTTGCTAGAGAACCGAGCCGGCCTCCTGACAGGACTCCAGACTAATGGTTGCTTTAATGTTGGTTGGGTTCAGCAGATTGGTTCTCGGTATGGTTCCCTTTCTTCTAATGGTTGCAATCAATTGCAACAACTCCTATTCCTCTCCCTGATCATCTCTGAGGAACAGATCAATTTAAGCTCCCAAACAcaagcaaaaatgatttttggggattaaacagaacaaatttCCTTGCTTCACTATTTTCAATGATCTTCACCCTACAGATGGACAACAATGCCTCCCTGATGCAGACGCAGGTGAGATTTATGGGATTTATTGAGGTGATGACCATGTTTACCACATTATTTATCTGGAGCAGAGTCAAAGTTCACCTTCTTATCGCAGGCTTTATGCCTCTATCAGCGATAGTCGAACACTATGACAAAGCCAAACAGAATGGTTGACAAGACAGAGAGTGAGCGTGCTCAACtctgaattttaaataaacatacacGGTGGaataaatctgagaaaaataaGGCAATTAAATCACTTCTTAGAGAATATTTATAGAATaatcaaaaatgtccaaaacctCCAGTTTGTCACATGTTGATGCTTTTCCTTTCAATTGGCAATATCTTCCTGATCAATGGTTCTCCAGGCTTCTGAAAGGactttcaatgtttttcaaaatgttctgaaatATGTTATGGTAAGTAAGCATggtacaaaacattaaataactGATATGAAAGCCTGGTCCATGTCCACCAATGACCTGAAACTTGCCACAATGTCCAGGGTGGATTTCTGGATCTTGCAGGATATTTTCACACAATTTCTAGGGAACATTTCTTAGTAGATTCAATGAGAAATCCTTCTTCGAaccatcatctccagaggttccacatgTCGATCTAACcctgtttctcctgaaatctACAATCTTTCTACAATCCGTCTTTTGTTTCCTTCACATACAAGACGAGACGATTGTTCCTTTAGTTTATTGGTGATCCAGAGTTTGTCCTTAGGGAAGCACTGTTCTGGTGGAGATGGTGTTGTCCACACAGAAGTTTATAACGTCAGTCACACACTCAGTCATGACATTGATGTCGTTTCCATGTGGCTGGCAAAGAGCAATCCAGTCTGTTGCCTCGTCCCTTCAGGGCTTCTTCACCTTCCTATAGGCCCTTtgttgcagccattttctttaGTCTCTGCACAAGTTCTTTATAATCtgagcacagaaaaacaaggttGTGATCTGATTTTCCCAGAAAAGGTCTTCCTTATGAGATGTATGAACCCTTGATATTAGTGTAAAACAGATCTCTGTTGGAAAATAATATGAACGGAGACGTACTGCCAAGAGGTCAGTGTCTGGACAGGGAGATGACACTTCACAGAAACACGTCCTGGTGACACCATTTGTTGTTGATTAGCAatgctaatccacctccttcTCTTTTCCTGCTCTGTAAATCTCTGTGGAAAGCTGCCAGAGACGTTTGAGTCTGGGATGTGACGCTGCAGCCGTTTCTCAGTAAAACACACTGCACTGCATTTCCTATACTGAGTCCTTGTCAGGGCTTCATCCATCTTGTTAGCCAACAGTCTCAGGTTGCCCATTGCGATGGATGATAGagattaaagatctgctgttgttgtatcaaccttccagacctctcaggtcttccggttctggcctgctctgcatccccagaaccagaaccaaacgaggagaagcagctttcagcatctatgcaccaaaaatttggaacaaacttccagaaaactgtaaaacagctgaaacactgacttcttttaaatctcaactaaaaacccacctgtttagaattgtatttgaaatgtaatcaattacaaatttattgatggaacttgacttaatgctttgttttgattattgattctatattgcattgtgattctgtgtttgtaatgatgtaaagcactttgaaatgtcttgctgctgaaaagtgctatacaaataaaatttgattgattgattgagatgatttgaacttcctcctcctctctctcctctttgctCCTGCACTGCATCTGTGAcgtctccttttctttttttttttcctcccctccagggggtcttttgtgggctctagtgtccctgatatgaaagtaggctgacaggaaaggggggaagacatacggcaaatatcgtcgggtccgggaatcgaacccgcgacagccgcttcgaggactcaaggcctccaaatgtgggtcacgctgtcccctacgccaccacagcacacccgaCGTCTCCTTTTCAAATCCTCTGGGATTTTGTCTTCAGTTGTggtattatttcagcttttgcCATGTTAATCAGCAGCTCCCGGTTGTAAACCAccttgttgctatggttacgcATCAGAACAAATTAGCAAAGTATTATCAAAAATCAATCCAGgtgcacagcatccaaaaccagaagGAACcattatccaaaaaaaaaaagcaaatttcaaaaatggaaaaataaaaactgattgaaagtAAGAGAGCTACTCCGCAGTGTTGCCAAGCCGACTGGCGCAGATCTGGACTGGAGTGGAGGTGTCTGCTCACTGGGCCAGCAGCTGAAGGTTGCTTCTCCCGCTGGAGTTCACGAGCGGCACCGCGGTCCGGTCGGAGCCAGACTGAGACGTGATGCGGGTCCTGCACTGCATGCTGCGCTCTTCCAGAGACAGGGCTTCCTGCTTTCTGGAGAGATCCTGGCACATGCAGCTGTGGTGGAGCGTCATCTTCTGCAGAGAGAGTCTGAGAGGCAAGACGACGCTAACTCAGGTACCGAGGTCCAAAAGCAGCTCTTGTGATACTTATGGGTAAACTTAGAGAATTTGTGCTGCAACACTCATCTACTGGACTCACTGAGCGTCTGACAGCTTCTGCTTCAGGGCCTGGATGGTGGATTCCAGCTGCTGGACCTCAGCAACGAGGCCGTGCTGCACCTGGAAACAAACAGCAGGGAAAGCTTTAGAGGTTTCCCAGAGAGTGGCCAGCGAGCCGGGCTTCACGGACCTCGTCTCGGCACAGATCCATGCCGGACCTGCGGGTCCTGGCCTCCAGCCGGGTGTGAGCCAGCTTCAGGGAGGCCATCTTGGCCTGCAGGTCTGCGTCCAGCCCACGGATGTCGCCCTCCATGGCTGCCATTTCATCCTCAGTCTGAGCAGAAGAACAGGAGCACATCAGGAACATCTGGATggttaaaaatgttactttccTGTTTGCTTTCGTACGGTTTTGATTTGCCACTGCAGCTCATCTCTGGCCTGCTCCTCGTGGTGCTTCCGCTTACGGAGAGCGAACTCTGCGGCTCGGCGCTGAGCCTCCAACTCATTCTGGACctacaaaaagcaaacagaaccGTAAATGATCAGAGCACAACCCATTCTCCTGTTTCACTGTTATCTTTGTGCAAtgacagttaaataaaactaagttATAATCAGTGATCGATTATTTCATTGATGgccatcttgaatttttcaGCTGGTTTTGATCCTAAAAAGAAACTccaggggcgtgctgtggtggcggaggggttagcacgacccacattcagaggcaacatGGCCTCGActcggccgtcgcgggttcgactcccggacccgacaacgtttaccgcatgtctttcccgctctccttccccctttcctgtcagcctactttgaaaaagggacactagagccacaaaaagaccccttgcggggcaaaaaaaaagaaattccagGAAGCAGCTACACCAAGTCATGTTCTTGAATCTGCCTGAAAGATTTTACTGAACTATTCAATTATCTGCTGCAGCAGAGTAAATAATCTAACGCTCTGCTTTGTGTCAGTCTGTCACATTAATACACAATCATTTAAACCACAATCAGGTAAACACTTTGTAAATCTGATCTAGTGCTCTCCACTCTGTCtagagcgccccctgctgtGTGTAAGGAGTAAGTTGCTgaacatcaaaatgttttatgcacCAGCTACAGCCGACTGGAGCACGTGCATCTCACCCACCTGCGCTCTGCTGAGGCTCATGTTCTCCCTCATTTGCTGGGAAACGAGGACGGCCTCGTGGGCTCGCGCCACGTTATACTGGCTGAACTGGGCCCACTGCTGGGGGGAGGAGGAACTGCAATCATGAGGACATTTCATCAGGTCAGCTTTAGAAATGTTGAACCAGGGAGAGTTCTCAgtgttaaatgtaaaatgcacaagctgcaccaaagtgctgtacagacTTCAATAAGTACACTATTTCTGGTAAAAGAACTTACAACAATCACAATAAATCTGAGATTTAAATGCCGTAGAATAAAAATGGGTCTTAAGAAGCACTTTAAGATCATTTAGGCCTTGAGCAGACCTAAAGTCAAAGGCAGATTATTCCATAAATTTGGAGTCGATACAGAAAAGGCGCAAATCTGAACCGAGGGACGTTTTCATCGCTTGACCTTAAAGATCTGGCTGGAGAATGTAGATGGTAACGTATCTTTCAAATAAGAAGTGGAGCGAAGCCAATTAAAGTTCTAATAACTGgcaataaaactttgaaatgattTCATCAGGATGCCAGTAGGAGGTCAACACTGCTGTATGTAGGCCTGTCACCATAACAAATTTCCTgcatgataaattgtcccagaagttattacaataaataatgatattgttgttttgagaccattttcaggtGATACAGTAATAATGGCCTAATAATACAAGTACACATTTTTCAAGATCAATAAACTTCTAAAGAAAATTTAcctctggaactggaagacatttttaaatatccaaaataaacaacaaataaaataaattatgaagtctgtaaacaaaattgttcttaaaaaaaaaaaggttgagacCAAAATGCCAagaaagtttttctcttttagaaagagaaaaacaataaatcatgcaagtAGGTATGGAGTTAGTTTAAATTTATCATGCAGTGGATTTATTGCTTTCTGCGACAGGATTAGTGCTCTCATTTCGTCTTGAAACTGGAAATTATGCTGAATTATGCTGATCTAAACCTTTTATATAAAGAGTTTCATGAATCCAACCAAGTTGCATTAAAAGCCTGAACAACTGTCTCAAAATCcttcaaacagcagcagagctggagcTTCAAACGGCCGTCAAGGACAACGCCAAGCTTTTCTACAACCGCCTGGTGAAATGGAGATTAGGGACCAAGAACCATTTCAGGACTAGCTTGACCCTTCTGGTTTACCCTGACGGTATCCGGGTCGGGTTCGTCTTCAGGGAGATGCTCTGTGACTTTATTGTGAGGGACAGGCAGGATGTGTCGATGTCCACAGCTTCCATCTTGttctggaggtcagaggtcagctggTGTCGGATCTCCTGCAGGATGCTGTGCAGCAGAGCGAAGCGAATCAGTCGG from Xiphophorus couchianus chromosome 13, X_couchianus-1.0, whole genome shotgun sequence harbors:
- the LOC114155478 gene encoding free fatty acid receptor 3-like; amino-acid sequence: MLYNHLLLSVYILTFLMGVPANILSFITLCRKMCRKAAPIDVLLLNLTISDLIFLAFLPFKMKEAYDGLKWLLPYSLCPLTGFIFYVTIYNSTLLLTAVSVERYLGVAFPLRYAVCRRPRYAVWACFTFWLVTSCNLSIVYVMPYSQWNYGGNASPPTTCYLDFSEADLSILLRVRLELFLVLFCVPFIISCFCYVNFILILSRLPNISRRRRLRCIGLAFGTLVVFTICFGPYNASHVVGFVHGDSQEWRNLALISSTLNACLDPFIFYLSSAAVRGAINRCFRRVTAKMHILGCGGPPQRKPQSGERFREEVPP
- the LOC114155389 gene encoding free fatty acid receptor 3, with product MDLTVLDCVALSVYSFTFLLGLPANLLVFFVYIRKARKHGATPNVVYALNLCLANLALIAWMPIKVLETVLKDWRLPPPLCPVYSFFLYSSLYVSCLFITAVTIGRYLSIAYPIIYKIYRRARLSCYICVALWALVMVHLGIGLMAEGGAYFIGVQDEVSTCYEYFNATQLKILLPLRLEMALVLFILPLIVTSFCTLRCVTLVWRSNLPPLGKRRVLVVALSTLAVFVICYAPYNSSHIVGFVQQESVKWRTTAMLTSSCNVFLEPVVMLMLSPGVSRGFLGRICGRQSHFRWSDGCRHRAKATSGFANTKVPPITSAKMRAEAEVTRESQGCDDEPNKSTIFHIHV
- the tekt2 gene encoding tektin-2, yielding MSALSWKPSLRHSVSEWLSNNQQLAATAQHERHVSQQVRQEGRTLRNETHCKTVWDEGDTSRRLSDRIWDVSRWRDVLEICAQKVDEEMEALTLSKERSELALAATSVPLEVTNECLTLREGRRGYELVSDPVEEQLKQEVELIEGVQQRLQRSVDQAFEQLGILQEIRHQLTSDLQNKMEAVDIDTSCLSLTIKSQSISLKTNPTRIPSGSSSPQQWAQFSQYNVARAHEAVLVSQQMRENMSLSRAQVQNELEAQRRAAEFALRKRKHHEEQARDELQWQIKTTEDEMAAMEGDIRGLDADLQAKMASLKLAHTRLEARTRRSGMDLCRDEVQHGLVAEVQQLESTIQALKQKLSDAQLSLQKMTLHHSCMCQDLSRKQEALSLEERSMQCRTRITSQSGSDRTAVPLVNSSGRSNLQLLAQ